In the Mobula birostris isolate sMobBir1 chromosome 25, sMobBir1.hap1, whole genome shotgun sequence genome, CAGAGACACTATCTGCAGTATCTTTTTTCCACAATTTATTTATGATAAGATCAAGCAGCAACGTGCAAATATTGGACTCTCAGACAAAGAGGATCAAATCCCACTGTCATCTGTAGACATTGATTTAGGTTGTAGTTGATTAATTTTTGATGATATATTTGGTAAACTTTAACCAGATTCTGTCTGTCCTTTCACACTGAAGGGTTCTCAATGGCTGAGAAGTTTAAGTTGGTTGAAGGCAACATCTGTCACTTACAACTGATACACATGAACACAATTCAATAGATTGAAACCAATATAGTTCTAATGTCAAAAGATGCTGGTGTGTTAAAGCCAACATTTGCTCTTTTTTTTACACAGCTGCAAGGACCAACTATTGGCCTGAGTAGGAAATTTTAACATGGCCTGAAAAATGCACggcactttaaattaacattacataaaagaaaattccagctgcttgGCAACAAAGGGAATGTGCATGGAGGCATTTCAGTTACAGCGTGGCTACACACCCACACAGCTTAGAAGAAAAGTGGTTAAAACCATCAGTTTCTTTACATGCCTGAGAATGTTTGAGTGTATTTTTAAGGTCAGGTTCAATGGTGACAGAGTGTACAATTCTATCAGGTACAATAACTGTCCATCATATTGTTACCAACATTAAGGACTTGTTCATCTCAAGTTGTCTTTTACTAATATTTCTCACATTCACATTTCATGATGGGACACATGTAGTGGTCACTTTGCTTTCTGACCTTCCAGCTTTCACAGTCTGACATTATACTGTACTGATCAAATTGCTGATCAAACTTTAAAGCCTGAGGTGTGATTTTCCCCATAAAAAGTATTTGGGGTTTATCAGTGGAGCATCTGTAAGATAAAGGGAAGCTTGGAAATTTATCTAAAACTGGCAATCTTGAAGCAAACTTAGGTTTTCCTTCTCTTGCAAAAAAAAAGCCCACAAATAAATAACGTATCCCATACTCCCAGATCTATAAAACTGAGTTAAGGACATTTTATTGTTTTCAGATTGTTTAATGGGTATATTATAAAAATATAACACATGCCAGTGCAAATAGTGAATATAAGTAGTTGCTAAGATCAATATTGGAATTAGATATACATAAAATGTGAAATTGCGCCTGCAAATAATTACGTCTTTATTTGCGGTCATAAATCAAGTAACCCATGAAATAACTGTTATGGCAAATACCAGTATCAGAATCGATAGGCTGTACCCAGACTTTGTCACCTACTTTCAGTTCCACAATAGTtccaacagttgacatttcaggataTGAAGAATATGGCTGGGAATTGTGGTAAATACGTTGGTCATTTACCATTATTGCAATCTGTGCATTTCCTGTTTTCACTTCAAAATATGCATGGAATGCATAGACACCAGCAATGCGACAATTAAATGTACCGTTCTCAGTATTATAGTCGCCATCTTCATTATACAGAATTTCGTGGAAGTCGATTGGGTGGTTACTGAGAACACTGCCAGTGCCAAGTTTGACACAAAAAGCAGACCTACTCCAGGTAATGGAGAGTCCTGGAGTACCTGGTTCTCCAGGATCACCTGCTACTCCTTTGTATCCCGGCTTTCCTCGTGCGCCTTGAGCTCCAGGTTGTCCAGTTGCTCCAGGATCACCATAAGTACCTTTTGCACCTTGGAGGCCATTCTTGCCATTCGCACCTCTTAGTCCTGGTAGTCCAGGGAGACCAGTGCTTCCTTTTGTTCCTGGCGTCCCACTGGGACCTCTTGCACCTCTTGCACCTTTTCTTCCAGCAATACCACAAGGTCCAGTTGGTCCCGTAGATCCTGCTTCACCTGGTTCACCTTTTGCTCCCATTAGACCTGGCTCACCTGGTTCACCTTTAGGTCCTGGAAAGAACTTTGGTCTTGCTGGAAACAAAATTTCAAAGTTTAGTTAAAaacctgatttttaaaaaaatttcataAAGCAATATATTTTCTCCATAAAGTGAGTGAAAAATTCTTGCAAGCCAATAATTCCAGGCATGTATTCAGATATgtatgtcatagagtcatagagcattataagctagaaacaggcctttcagcccatctaatccatctggtcttctgcttagtcccatccaTCTGCACCCAAACTATAGTCTTCCATACCTCTCTTATCCATGTACTGTacatattcaaacttctcttaaatgtttcaattgaACTcacatctatcacttcctctggcagcttgttccaccctCACataaccctctaagtgaagaagctccccctcagattccccttaagtatttcaccctTTACCCTTGAACCTATGACCAGTTCCAGTTGCACCCAATCTGAGGGGAGCAAGCCTACATGCGTTCACCCCATCAAAACATcttataattctgtatacctctacaCATTCACGCTGTGGGTAATGCAGTAAGCAACATAGttttaagacatttaaaaaatataATGATCCTCAAAATCAGTGGATCCCAGACAGCAGATTCAGGCTGTGAGTACTGTTCCCCTGTAAGAAAACAGAAACATGGAACGGCACGATTGAAATGCAGAGAACTTAGATCCCTACTCCCAATTATCTTGCTGGCTCTGGAAAAtaaaaattgaagacctcagaacAAGATTGTTGTATGAGAGGGACATCAAGGACTGCTGTGTACGTTGCTTCAGAGAAACATGGCTAACCCATGCCATTTTGAACACAGCGCTGAATAGACTGCACAACTGACTCTTTTAAAGGTAAAGGAGATGGAGTATGTTTGATGATCaactcatcatggtgcacagaCATGATGGTTCTGAATCAGTCCTGCTCACTCAACCTGGCACATCTAGTGGTCAAGTGTCATCTATTCTATCTGCTGCGGAAGTGTCCCACTATCATCTTGGTAGTGGTGCACATTTCACCTCTGGCCAATGTCAGGAAGGCACTGGAAGACTGAATGTGGAGCAGAAATCATGAGCTTCAACGGAGCGGTTAAGTGTGGCACCTTTAAGGGTCACTGGCATGGCTGAAAACGTGCCAGGAGAGCGGGGATCCAAATCAGACTGAAACGCAAAAGGATGAGGCCTCTTCTGCCCAGCATCTTGTTGATGAATGTGCAGTCACTGGAAAATAAGATTAACAATGTCAAGGCAAGGCCGTTGTTTCAAAGGCAGATGATTCAGATCTCGATTGATTGCTGTACTGAGACTTGGTCATTAGCAGACATGCCAGACGCAGCAATCGGACCTAAAGGTCTTAAAATTTTCGGAATGGATCAAACCATGGACTCTGGTAAGGGAAATGGTAATGTCGTGTGCTTTTTGGTCAATTCTCTTTAGTGTACCGAtggggaggggaggttggttatgTCAGCCTCTTGTTCCCCTGATTTAGAACATCTAACAATGAATTGTAGACCATTCTATTTGCCTCGGGAGTTCTCATCCgtaatcctgactgcagtttctATTTGCCTCGGGAGCTCTCATCCGTAATCCTGATTCCAGCAGCCGCCTATAAGCAAGCACTCACAACTCGACACAATGATGTCTGCAGACAAGAAACAGCCTATTGTGATGCATTTCAAGTTATAGTCAGAGACTTCAACCAGGCCTTTTAGAAGAAAACCCAGCCCAATTATCTGTACCTGTTGAACCAGAGGtaacaacacactagaccactgctacactatgaTAAGACCTACCATTCCCTTCCTAGACCACATTTTGGCAAATGGACTATTTGACCACCCACATACAGACAAAGCCGAAAGAGCAAGGCCTCAGAGATTAAGACAACTaagaggtggtcatgggaggcTGAGGAACGATTACAGAATAGCATTGAGCCAGTGCACTGGGCAGTGTTCAATCACTCATCTGTGGATCTTAATGACTACACCAGGGTTGTAACGGACTTTATTTaaacagctgtagatgagtgtgtaCCCACAAAATCGTTCAGGGTTAACCCCaatcagaaaccctggatgaaccatgaaagCCGGAATCTGCTgttggccagatcagaggcattcaagtctggagatcaaaaATGCTACATGAGGAGCaggtctgatctctgggaaaccatctcatgggcaaagtggagattccagcctagactggaatcaatgaggAATGCTCGACAGctatggcagggtttgaatgccataacctcttacaacattgaattcagtgatatgggggacaaaagagctttgcttccagatgagttcaatgctctctatgctcgctttgactgccagaacatggaggaaccatcgtcCACCCGCACAtctgatgatcctttggtctcagtatctgaagatgacttGCGGGCTGCCGTCAAGAggatgaatccaaggaaagcacctggtccatacagagtacctggctgagtagtgaagacctgtgctgaccaactgatTGGTGTATTCTCTTCAACTTCTCgcttcagcagtgtgtggtacccatctacttcaagcagaattcaatcataccagtgcctaagaagaatgtggtaacctgacTCAATAAATAgtgcacagtgatgaagtgttttgagaggctcatgttgaagcatatcagctcctgtctgagtggtgccttGAATCCAAACTAATTagcctactggagcaacaagtCCACAACAGatgtcatctcattggctcttcacacagctctGGGGCATCTGGacggcaaagatgcatacatcaggatgctttttatcaactacagctcagcattcaatactatcatcccctcaaaactgatcagtaaactccaaggccTGGGCCTCGATACCTCCTTGTggaattggatcctggattttctcatttgcagaccccagtcagtttggattggcaaaaacagctcctccacgatctccatcagcactggtgcaccgctgggatgtgtacttagcccttgCTCTATTCGcattacacctatgactgtgtggccaagtacagctccaacaccctattcaaatttactgatgacaccactatggTGGGCCATATCAAAGGCGGTGATAAGTCTGCATACAGGAAAgaaattgaaaacttggctgagtggtgtcataataacaacaacctctcactcaatgtcagcaagaccaaagaactgattgtagacttcatgaAAGAGAAACTAGAGGTCAATAAGCCCgccctcattggaggatcagagtggagagggtcagtaaatttaaattcctgggtgtcactatctcagacgaccttggacccatcatataaatgtaattgcaaagaaagcatgacaatgtctctacttccttaggaatctgTGGAGATTTGAAATGACATCAAAaatcttgacaaacttctatagatgtgtagtgggaagtgtattgactagctgcattacAGCCCGGTATGGGAACACTAAGGCCTTTGAGTGGAGaatcttacaaaaggtagtggattcggcctagtacatcatgggtaaaggtctcccaaccactgagcacatccacatgaaacgttgttgttggaaagcagcatccatcatcaaaaatcctcaccacccaatCAATGCATTTTTCTCACTGTTgtcatcaggtaaaaggtacaagtgcctcaggacttgcaccaccaagttcaagaacagttattatccttgagccatcaggctcttgaacaaatgaggataactatactcatctattgagatgttctatcaaccaatgatctcacttcaagaactctttatcttgttatttcacgctctcgttatttattgctatttatttatatctgcattttcacagtttgttgtcttttatgctcttgctctttcattaatcttgtttacagttactactctatagacttaccaagtacacttgcAGAAAAAAGAATCGCagaattgtatgtggtgacatgtactgtatgtactctgataataaatattactttgaaatttgaactttgaggaaCTGAGTACCATGAGCAGAAATCACAAAACAATGCACCCTGATGCCTTTCCAGTCATTGTGGGGAATTTCAAACAGGCcaacttgaagaagtctctgacaaCTACCACTAATATATCACCTGTAGAAGTAAAGGATTACTGTTATACACCATCAAAAATGATTGGTGTGCCATCCCACACCCTGACTTTGGAAaatctgatcacctagctgtacttctactccaggCATATGGGCAGACACTAAGGACTgctgcaccagtggtgaggatcaagaaggtatggtcacGGGAGTCAGAAGAACACTTACAGGACTACTTTGAGTCAGCGGACTGGGCTATATTTgaagattcatctttgaatctgaatgaatacatcacagctgtctccaaccttattaatatctgaATGGATGAGTGTATGCCTTTGAGAAATACTGGACATACCTACGGGGTGAAACCTAACGAAAGTAGCTGtgacacgcatcaaagttgctggtgaacgcagaaggccaggcagcatctctaggaagaggtacagtcgacgtttcaggctgagacccttcgatgctgcctggcctgctgcgttcaccagcaactttgaagtgtgttgcttgaatttccagcatctgccgaattcttcgtgtttgcgtaaatagctgtgatgcttcacttccagatgagatcaatgccttttatacacgcttcgaaagggagaataaaactgcacCTGTGTGAATTCCTGTAGcttctggtgaccctgtgatctccatttCAGAGCCAATGTCAGAAAATCTATCGAGAGGTTGAACCCTCTCAAGGCATGGTGTATCTGGTAGGACACTGAAAACCTGCGCCAACCAACTGGCAAGAGTGTTTAAGGACGTCTTCAAACTCGCGCTGCTGCAGTcaaaagttcccacctgcttcaaaagggcagcaataATACCAATGTCCAGGAAGAGCAGATTAGCTGCCTCTACATCTGTCACCAGTTGCACTCAAAGCTAATATAATGAagcactttgagaggttggtcatggtcagaatcagatcctgcctaagcaaggagaTGGACCTGCTGGAATTTGCCTCTTATCACAATAAGTCTACCGCGAATGCAATCTCACTCAGCTTTGGAAcagctggacaatagcaatacctatgtcaggctgctgtttctttattacagctcagtgtccaacaccatcataccctcagtactaatcaacaagttccaaaacctgagtctctctccctccctctgcaacaggatctttgacttcctctcTGGGAGATTACAATCTGTGTGAATTGGAAAGAGCATCTCttcctcattgacaatcaaccAGGTCTCACctcaaggatgtatgcttagcccactgctctactctcactacacccacgactgtgtggctaggcacaaaacaaatgctatccataaatttgctggtaacacagctattgttggcagaatttcagacggtgaaGAGGAGGCATACATGAGTGAGTTAGATTAACTGGTTGAGTTGTGTCactacaacaaccttgcactcaacatcagtgaggccaaggaattgattgtggacttcaggaaggggaagtcaagggaacacacatcagtcctcatcaagggatcagtagtagaaagagtgagcagtttcaaattcctgggtgtcaacttcTCTGAAGATCAATCTtaggcccaacatattaatacaattacaaagaaggcatgactgtGGCTAAATTTCATCAGTGGTTTGACAAGGCTTGACATgacaccaaagactagcaaatttctacagatgtaccatggagaacattcttattgtaatttatagttatgtactgcaatgtaccACTTCATCgatggtagtaatgtgaagagggcatatcctgggtgatgggggataCCACCtctctgaggcatcactccttgaaggtgttccGGATGCGGGCAGGCTAGTGCTCataatggaactgactgagtttacaactttctgcagttgaTTTCAATCCAGTGCAGTCCcctcaccataccagacagtgatgcagcctgttaaaatgctttccacagtacaactgtagaaatttgcaagtgtctttgattacgtactaaatctcctcaaattcctaatgaaatatagccactgtcttgccttctttgtaactgcattgatatgttgggcccaggatagatcctcagaggtattgacatctaggaacttgaaattgcttacttCTGATCCTTCAAGGCGGGCTGCTGTGTGTTGCCTCATctttcctttctgaagtccacaatcaactgtttgttcttactgacattgagtgggaggttgtgctatgacaccactcaactagctgatgcaTCTCACTCCTATGTGCCTTAttgttaccatctgaaattctgccaacaaagtATTAGATCCTTattttgccaacaatagttatgtcatcagcaaatttataggtggcatttgagcagtgcctagccacacaattatGGGTGTAGTGAGAGTTAAGCAATAgacatagacaataggtgcaggagtaggccattcggcccattgtgatcatggctgatcatccacaatcagtacccagttcctgccttctccccatatcccttgactccactatctttaagagctctatctaactctttcttggaagcatccagagaattggcctccactgccttctgaggcacagcattccacagatccacaactctctgggtgaaaaagtttttcctcaactccgttctaaacggcctaccccttattcttaaactgtggcctctggttctgaactccctcaacatcgggaacatgtttcctgcctctagcgtgtccaatcccttaataatcttctatgtttcaaccagatcccctctcatccttctaaattccagtgtatacaagcccagtcgctccaacctttcaacatatTTCAGTCCCGCCACCCCGGGAAttaatgggctaagcacacatccttgaggtgtgccaataTTGATTATCAGCGAGCTGGAGATGTTATTCCTCATcttcacagactgtggtcttccggtgaggaaattgaggatcaacAATAAAACAtccaacaatctctagagtttatagacaATAGTGTGAttaacaaaaagaaagaacatccactgaatggcagttctgtggttaAAATCGCTTCGTTAATGAGGCCAGAAGATttgttcaagctgataggaagcaacagtaactcaaataaccacctgttacagcactggtgtgcaggagagcatctctgaatgtacaacacattggaccttaaagtggatgggctacagcagcagaaaaccacaaacctacatgcaatggccactttattaggtacaggagataggtaataaagtggccacagagtgtaaaaCACAACATTAACTCTATCAGCTTGAATGAACTTAACTGATGCAGAAACTTGCCTTGGGTTCTGCTATAGAGGGAAAAGGCACTTTTTATGATGTCTGGTAAAAAATGGGACAAAACATAGTTTCTTTTATAATTATCCCGTCTGGGATTCATTTCAACTGTTCTTCTCAAAGTCCTTTTTCTCTTCCAAAGAAAACTTTATAATTCATCACTGTATCTAACCCACTGGACAGTCTTAAAGATTGGAACAAATGAGAAGGAAAACAGAGGAATAATTTTGCTTAGCATGGTCATGTAGTATAGTCTTCATAAGCGGTATGCTGGTACTCAGGCCTGATACGACATGCATCTGGAAAGTGTCTGTAGGGTGCAAAATGCCAGAAAATGCCTCGAGTATTGGTTCTACAACCATGTCCAAGAAGATCTTTGTAAATTGAAAACTACCAAAGAAAGAATTCCACAATTTCCATGAAGATCAATGAATAATATCTGGTGATAGAGTAGAAAGAGGGATGCTTTTAGTTTTGATGTTTGATGTGAACTCTTCATCAGAAGATCATTCTGTTCTTCATTGAATTAGTGCCTTGAGGATCTTTTTCATTAATCTTAACAAATAAGATTTTAGACTAATGTTTTGTCTGTTTACATTGTGTCATTCTCTATTGCTCATACTCTGGTAAATTTGGGCTAG is a window encoding:
- the LOC140187814 gene encoding protein HP-25 homolog 1-like — its product is MGAKGEPGEAGSTGPTGPCGIAGRKGARGARGPSGTPGTKGSTGLPGLPGLRGANGKNGLQGAKGTYGDPGATGQPGAQGARGKPGYKGVAGDPGEPGTPGLSITWSRSAFCVKLGTGSVLSNHPIDFHEILYNEDGDYNTENGTFNCRIAGVYAFHAYFEVKTGNAQIAIMVNDQRIYHNSQPYSSYPEMSTVGTIVELKVGDKVWVQPIDSDTGICHNSYFMGYLIYDRK